A window from Zingiber officinale cultivar Zhangliang chromosome 7A, Zo_v1.1, whole genome shotgun sequence encodes these proteins:
- the LOC121999304 gene encoding NADPH-dependent aldehyde reductase-like protein, chloroplastic, with amino-acid sequence MATDETARLPLAGRVAIVIGASRGIGRAISLHLASLGARLVLCYASNAAQADLLAAQINSSSSTSPRAVAVRADVSVPADVKYLFDRAESAFASPAHMLVSCAGYGRKWVNAQVVRVNGEFI; translated from the exons ATGGCTACCGACGAGACCGCCCGCCTCCCCCTAGCCGGCCGAGTTGCCATTGTCATTGGCGCCTCACGAGGTATCGGTCGCGCCATCTCCCTCCACCTCGCCTCCCTCGGCGCCCGCCTTGTCCTTTGCTACGCCTCCAACGCAGCGCAGGCCGACCTCCTCGCCGCCCAAATCAACTCCTCGTCATCCACCTCCCCGCGAGCTGTGGCCGTCCGCGCCGATGTATCCGTCCCCGCCGACGTCAAGTATCTCTTCGACCGCGCCGAGTCAGCCTTCGCGTCGCCGGCCCACATGCTCGTGTCCTGCGCCGGGT ATGGCCGTAAATGGGTCAACGCCCAGGTCGTCAGGGTCAACGGTGAATTTATCTGA